The DNA segment CCTAGTTTATAGGGATATTAGTGTCTAATAATTAATTTCTGATCATTAGCTATTAGCAACTGATAAAATGCTAGGACTTGCATTAACTAGCTCAATAGATTGTAATTCATAACCATCATTTTTTAATTTAGCAATGCTTTGGTCAAGACATTGTTGTACAACTCTTCTTATATGAACATCACTGCTAACAGGCCCAGAGCCTCTGTGTTTTAAAAATAATGGGATATTTTCATTAGATTCTGGTAGAGGTTTAAGGCCTAGATATTTTCTCCAACGTTTTAAGTTACTTACCATGCTTTCACTTATATTTATAGTTCGATATTGATTATTTTTATTTAAAATTTTAAAGTACCATTGTCCACATTTTTTTTGAAAAAAGTCATTCATTTTAGGATATTGATCATTTAGTGACTTCATTTCACTAAGCTTAATACCAGTATGGTGCATTAATGAAACAATAAAGTGAGTACGTTCATGAAATATAGGGTTAGTATCAGCTAGTTCTTTAGATGTATCTAGAATGTATTGCAGTTGTAATTTAGAAAGTTTTTTCAGTTTATTTGGTTGTACTGTCTTACTAGATAGTCTATTAGTGCTATTCAAACGGTTTATAATCATAAAATTAGACTTGACATATTTTTTTTCCAATAAAAATCGATAAAAAGTACTTAAGATCAAATGTATTTCTTTAACTGAGCTAGAATGAAGTTCTGTTTTTTTTGTATTTTCAAGCCCATAATACTTTTGTAATTTAGATGTTACAATAACAAAAGGTTTCCAATTATGATTAGGCACTCTTTTATCATCAATAGATAAAAATTTAGTCACTTTTGATAATCCAACCCAGCTTGGAATAGGTTCACTGCAAAATTTTATATATTTTTTGATATCATTAGCATTTAATTGATTGATTGATTTTTTTGCAATAAGCCAGCTCCAATGCATTAAACGTTCTATTTCTCGTCGATAAGAGTTATATGTGCCTTCTTTTACAATGTATTTTTTTAAAAAAAGTAACCCATGAAAAGCATCATTAATGTTCATTTGTGGGTAGTAGTTTTTTTTATATAATTCAAAATGATTAATATCATATGTATCAACGTATTTAGCACTGTCAAATATAGGAGTAATTTTATAATTCATTGTTATAAACCTTTATTATTTAGTTAGTACAACATCAATAATATTAAAATAATCAATCAGTATATAACTGGTAATAATACGGGATGTTTATGTTTGTATCTTAATATGGCTTTATAGTTTTATGTGAAGCTATTTTAACTAAATATTGGATTATAAAAAGATAAACTATATTTTATAATGGATAGTGTTTTAAATTTGAAGAAAGACATTTATCATTTGATGCTAAGAAGTTTATAATAGACATAGTTGCTTCTTTAATTATTTTGTTATTTGGTACAGCATCTTTTTTACTTTGTGTATAATAAATAGACAAGAATATCGGTTTGCAATTAGTTGGCCAAATGACAGCGATATCATTAGTTGTTCCATAGTTACCACATGTTCCTGTTTTATCCCCTACAGTCCAATTATTTGGTATGCCCGCACGTATTCTAGCATCACCTGTTGTATTGTTTACTAGCCATTTAGTAAGTAAGTCTGCTTGATAAGAGGGTAGAGTTTTACCTAGAATAAGTTTCTTTAAACTAATGCTCATTGCTTCTGGAGTGGTTGTATCACGCAAATCTCCAGGAATTGCTGTATTTAATTGAGGTTCCCACCTAACGAGGTTAAATTTATTATCCCCAATACTTTTTGCAAATTTTGTAACTGACTCAGGTCCTCCTAAGCTTTCCATTAAAAGATTAATTGCTGTATTATCAGTATAACTTATAGCGGCTGCACATAAGGACTTCACAGTCATTCCTTTTCCTACATGTTTTCTTGTAATAGGGGAGTAACCAGATTTATTAACAATTTCTGAGTTATAAACAATAGTTTGTTTTAGCAGTAATGGGTCATTAATACTTTTTTTTAAAATTGCTCCAACACCCATAACTTTAATGGTGCTACACATGGGAAAATTATGATTAGAATTATATGAAACAGTGTCATTATTTTCAGTATTAATGGCATAGATTCCAAGTTGCCCTCCATATTTGTTAGAAAGTGTAGTAAGTTGCTCATTTATAAGTTTTGTTGTGGATGCAATGGCAATAGTTGGTTTAAATACCACTAATGTTAAAAATAAAAAAATTTGGAATTTGAATAACTTTTTAATGCTTGTTCGTATCATATTTATATCCTTTAAATTTTTCCAAAATTTGGAAAAGGTTATCATATATGCAATTGTATGCACCTGAGATTAATACGGGGACTTTAAATATAAATTTGATTATAATAATAAACAAAATTGTATGTGGTTTTTAGTAAATGAAATACTTTATATTTTTGTATTTTATAATATAAAACAATAGGTTAAATTTTTTAAAGATAATATGAATAAATCAAAAATAATTCAATGTAAATGATATATACATTTGTATCATTGAGAGGCCATTTAAAGCTTGATATAACTTAACTCAGCAATAAAAAAATAAATTTTATGAAATATAGAATGATACTTTAGGGGTTAAGATTATGTCACTTATGTCATTAAACCGTTATAAAAATAAAGCAATAATAATTTGGCTTATGGTTGTGTGTATGTTGGTTAGTTCATGTAGTAGTGATATTGGTGGCCATCATGAGAATTTTGAGCCGGTTGAAGAACCTATTAATACATTTGTATCTGCTAGTGAATCAAAAGATGTCACACTGCCTAGTGCACTTGTTGTTGATAGAAAAGCAGTTACGGATATTGAACTAGAAGTAAAAACACTTAGACATGGATTAAAGGTTGGTGCAGAATACAGCAATGAATATAAAATTGCTCAAATAAATGGTTTAAATGACTTTGTTAAGTTAGATAATGAGCATAATATAAATGAATCATGTATTTCTGATTCAGGCAAGTTTGTAGCATTTTCTGATAGATGTACATTGCACTTAGAAGTTAA comes from the bacterium SCSIO 12844 genome and includes:
- the bla gene encoding class A beta-lactamase, which produces MIRTSIKKLFKFQIFLFLTLVVFKPTIAIASTTKLINEQLTTLSNKYGGQLGIYAINTENNDTVSYNSNHNFPMCSTIKVMGVGAILKKSINDPLLLKQTIVYNSEIVNKSGYSPITRKHVGKGMTVKSLCAAAISYTDNTAINLLMESLGGPESVTKFAKSIGDNKFNLVRWEPQLNTAIPGDLRDTTTPEAMSISLKKLILGKTLPSYQADLLTKWLVNNTTGDARIRAGIPNNWTVGDKTGTCGNYGTTNDIAVIWPTNCKPIFLSIYYTQSKKDAVPNNKIIKEATMSIINFLASNDKCLSSNLKHYPL